From the genome of Mesorhizobium japonicum MAFF 303099, one region includes:
- a CDS encoding substrate-binding domain-containing protein produces MNLKQLAQMLALSQTTVSRALNGYPEVNEETRRRVVDAAKRHGYRPNPSARRLATGKSGMIGYVLPTGAAVDIDPHFVEFLSGLGDYARSHELDLVLSPADADDQETTYRRIVANRQVDAVYISSPRPQDSRVAQVSTLGIPFLVHGRSEGFDFDYPYLDIDNEAAFHEAARLLVQLGHRRLALINGDDRETFAIHRERGVRRALAASGLSLRERHVCSVVMTEENGYRATRRLLEEGDAPTAIACSSLIMALGVVRAVRDLGLTIPGDVSLIAHDDVFPWLKPENFSVPLSTTRSSIRLAGARVAERLAARISGLEEGARGEVWPVDLVVRGSVAGAPA; encoded by the coding sequence GTGAACCTCAAGCAGCTCGCACAGATGCTGGCGCTTTCGCAGACCACGGTAAGCCGGGCATTGAACGGCTATCCAGAGGTCAACGAGGAAACGCGCAGGCGCGTCGTGGACGCTGCCAAGCGCCATGGCTATCGCCCCAATCCGAGCGCGCGGCGGCTGGCGACCGGCAAGTCCGGCATGATCGGCTATGTCCTGCCGACGGGCGCGGCCGTCGACATCGACCCGCATTTCGTCGAATTCCTCTCCGGCCTCGGCGATTATGCCCGCTCGCACGAGCTTGATCTCGTGCTGTCGCCGGCCGATGCCGACGACCAGGAGACGACCTATCGGCGCATCGTCGCCAACCGACAGGTCGATGCCGTCTATATCTCCTCGCCGCGGCCGCAGGACAGCCGGGTGGCGCAGGTCAGCACGCTCGGCATTCCCTTCCTCGTCCATGGCCGCAGCGAAGGCTTCGATTTCGACTATCCCTATCTCGACATCGACAATGAGGCAGCCTTCCACGAGGCGGCGCGGCTGCTGGTCCAGCTCGGCCACCGGCGGCTGGCACTGATCAATGGCGACGACCGCGAGACCTTCGCCATCCATCGCGAGCGCGGCGTGCGCCGGGCGCTCGCGGCAAGCGGACTGAGCCTGCGCGAACGCCATGTCTGCTCCGTGGTCATGACCGAAGAGAACGGCTATCGCGCCACCAGGCGCCTGCTCGAGGAGGGCGATGCGCCGACGGCGATCGCCTGCTCCAGCCTGATCATGGCGCTGGGCGTCGTGCGCGCGGTGCGCGACCTCGGCCTCACCATTCCCGGCGATGTCTCGCTGATCGCCCATGACGACGTCTTCCCCTGGTTGAAGCCGGAGAATTTTTCCGTGCCGCTGTCGACGACGCGATCATCCATCCGCCTTGCCGGCGCCCGCGTCGCCGAGCGGCTCGCGGCGCGGATTTCAGGGCTGGAAGAAGGCGCCCGCGGCGAAGTCTGGCCGGTCGATCTGGTGGTCCGGGGCTCGGTCGCCGGGGCGCCGGCCTAG
- a CDS encoding S8 family serine peptidase has translation MAAEAALRFAAILAAAMTIAAVPASAQTDTAKSDQTKIDCRNGANAAGADCAKGGSAAGDNAGNAGTAQAGAVFLPALIVDLFPNPVAPPAPVPTPRPEPAAPPGNNQAGPPAGGPIISPTDLIAIQPPRAVAGDFVPDEVLVTVDGDAGAVQQIAASFGLEVRSQRQSRLLGTTLVRFGIPDGRPVGVVLAQLAADGRTQRREPNHIYSLQQAAGIVNYAFDRIALDAKQASGENIRVAVIDTGIDDTNPALAGVIAAQFDAMPGVPVEKRDHGTSIDGLIAGVGALEGMAPGARIYHARAFEGGKSTMDVILSALDWAAEQNVSIINMSFVGPKNDLLGAACRNARALGMVLVAAAGNNGPKAPYGYPAAFDGVIAVTATDAKDALMPQANRGAYVFISAPGVEMVAPSGAGSDVVTGTSFAAAIVSGAIANLLHASPGRTADDIEKALAATAKDLGPKGRDNDFGYGLLDIKAAEAAKE, from the coding sequence ATGGCGGCTGAGGCGGCCCTTCGATTTGCGGCAATCCTGGCGGCGGCGATGACAATCGCCGCCGTGCCTGCGTCGGCACAGACCGACACCGCCAAGAGCGACCAGACGAAAATCGACTGCCGAAACGGCGCCAATGCTGCCGGCGCCGACTGCGCCAAGGGCGGCAGCGCCGCCGGCGACAATGCCGGCAATGCGGGGACTGCCCAGGCAGGCGCCGTCTTTCTTCCCGCCCTGATCGTCGACCTGTTTCCCAATCCGGTCGCGCCTCCGGCACCGGTGCCGACGCCCCGACCAGAACCAGCCGCGCCGCCCGGCAACAACCAGGCCGGCCCGCCGGCCGGCGGGCCGATTATCTCGCCAACCGATCTCATCGCCATTCAGCCGCCGCGCGCCGTGGCCGGCGACTTCGTGCCCGACGAGGTGCTGGTGACGGTCGACGGCGATGCCGGCGCCGTGCAGCAGATCGCCGCCTCCTTCGGCCTCGAAGTGCGCTCGCAGCGCCAGTCACGCCTGCTCGGCACGACATTGGTGCGCTTCGGCATTCCCGACGGCCGCCCCGTCGGCGTCGTGCTGGCGCAGCTTGCCGCCGACGGCCGCACGCAGCGGCGCGAGCCCAACCACATCTATTCGCTGCAGCAGGCCGCCGGCATCGTCAACTATGCTTTCGATCGCATCGCGCTCGATGCCAAACAGGCGAGCGGCGAAAACATCCGCGTCGCCGTCATCGATACCGGTATAGACGACACCAATCCGGCATTGGCCGGCGTCATCGCCGCGCAGTTCGACGCCATGCCCGGCGTGCCTGTCGAAAAGCGCGACCATGGCACGTCGATCGACGGGCTGATCGCCGGCGTCGGCGCGCTGGAAGGCATGGCGCCGGGCGCCAGGATCTACCACGCCCGCGCCTTCGAGGGCGGCAAGTCGACCATGGACGTCATCCTGTCGGCGCTCGACTGGGCGGCGGAACAGAATGTCAGCATCATCAATATGAGCTTCGTCGGGCCGAAGAACGACCTGCTCGGCGCCGCCTGCCGCAATGCCCGCGCGCTCGGCATGGTACTGGTCGCCGCCGCCGGCAACAACGGGCCGAAGGCGCCCTATGGCTACCCCGCGGCCTTCGACGGCGTCATCGCGGTGACCGCCACCGACGCCAAGGACGCTCTGATGCCGCAGGCCAATCGCGGCGCCTATGTCTTCATTTCCGCGCCCGGCGTCGAGATGGTGGCGCCAAGCGGCGCCGGCTCGGATGTCGTTACCGGCACCTCGTTCGCCGCGGCGATCGTCAGCGGTGCCATCGCCAATCTCCTCCATGCTTCGCCCGGGCGTACCGCCGACGACATCGAGAAGGCCTTGGCTGCCACCGCCAAGGATCTCGGCCCGAAGGGGCGCGACAATGATTTCGGCTATGGGCTGCTGGACATCAAGGCGGCCGAGGCAGCGAAAGAGTAG
- a CDS encoding anti-sigma factor produces MSAAEKMSRRDEMETLLPFYLNGSLEGSDLEAVEEWLATDPAAMAALGEAEAEFSGTSAANEAIRPPADALSRFAKALDAEAGPARKPAGSSWLAQAWGRFMAVPVGVAWAAAAVLLALIAVQSLVQPGGKGKDFEIAGAQDDLAKMPFALVKFKPDAKMSDISAFLGSNGLKVIGGPTADGVFQIGIPAANATDYAKQLSLIAAQPFADTVIEGRKPVDGG; encoded by the coding sequence ATGAGCGCCGCTGAAAAAATGTCGCGCCGCGACGAAATGGAAACGCTGCTGCCGTTCTACCTGAACGGCTCGCTGGAAGGCTCCGACCTCGAAGCCGTCGAGGAATGGCTGGCGACCGATCCGGCGGCGATGGCTGCCCTTGGCGAGGCTGAAGCCGAGTTCTCCGGCACATCGGCCGCCAATGAGGCCATCCGCCCGCCCGCCGATGCGCTCAGCCGCTTCGCCAAAGCGCTCGACGCCGAGGCCGGACCCGCACGCAAGCCCGCCGGCTCGTCCTGGCTGGCGCAGGCCTGGGGCCGCTTCATGGCGGTGCCCGTCGGCGTCGCCTGGGCGGCGGCGGCGGTCCTGCTGGCGCTGATCGCGGTGCAGTCCCTGGTGCAGCCCGGCGGCAAGGGCAAGGATTTCGAAATTGCCGGCGCGCAAGACGATTTGGCCAAAATGCCGTTCGCCCTGGTCAAGTTCAAGCCGGATGCGAAGATGTCCGACATTTCGGCATTCCTCGGCAGCAACGGTTTGAAGGTCATCGGTGGACCGACCGCCGACGGCGTGTTCCAGATCGGCATCCCCGCCGCCAACGCGACCGACTATGCCAAGCAGCTCAGCCTTATTGCCGCCCAGCCGTTCGCGGACACTGTGATCGAGGGAAGGAAACCGGTTGATGGCGGCTGA